The Liolophura sinensis isolate JHLJ2023 chromosome 12, CUHK_Ljap_v2, whole genome shotgun sequence genome segment CAGACCAGCAGTTTTATACAAAAGCTGGACTTTGTGAAAGACAAGAAGCTGATGCATTATTACACAATCCTGTACTTACAGGATTTCTGTTGGCATCCTGATCCACATTCGTCAGTACAATAAGTACAATGAGTACAATGAGtacaatacagtgtaaaacactactTAATAGTTATTGATATTGATCACATCAAAATTAtacaatttcaaataaaatcaaagtgtaaattttaacagttttcagcCAGATGATAATTATCATGATGTTTCCGTCAAGTTTCAAATTGTCATATTCTCAAGTCAATTTGTCAAATACTGCATCTGACTTCACAGGTACGTTAAAGGTCtgaacaagagttcaggtgaacataCAAACGCATTTATTAGAAATGTATATAAGAATATCAGCAGCACTGTGGGGAGTATAGCACCTCATGGGAATcctcatgggtgttgatgacgGGTATgtcgttaccatgacaaccacgtAAGTGGACAAATGGTGCTCGGAACACATCACCATCATCTGCATCCATAAAAAATGACAGCCCAGACACGAAATCgtatctatttatatagcatatatatatatatagggaaaatggcttgtaaccatgacaacagcacaaatggacaaatgtgagttgcaaCATATcttcatctgtgtatgtatgtatccaacaaaaattaaatttctacGCAGAAAACAGAGTTAAAGCtcagacacgaaatcatatctattgaTATAGTATTATGGTATTATAGTAttgcaatctggtaaccatgacaactgcacaaatagacaaatgtgaATCAAATCACATCAACATCTGCATATCTACGTATccaataaaaattaaaactttacgCGGCAATATGGTAACCATGACAGCTGCGGAAATGAACTAATGTGAGTCGCGAAAGATCTCTATCTGTGTATGAAGACATCCACCAAAAATCAAAACTTTACACCTCAAACAACTGAAGTTATGGCACAAACTCATATCTGTTTATGTAGCATATATAAGGGAAATGGCTAcgtgattaccatgacaactgctgAAATAACCAagtgtgagtcgtgacacatcgtcatctgtgtacgtgtgtatccaccaaaaatgaaaacactctGTGGAAAACAACTGGTGACATAGCCCGGGCGTGAATACGGATAGACAGGTGGACAGACAGCCAAAATCGCAATAACATTGGCGGAGGCGTAAAAAAACTGCAGCACCTCATTCAGTTCAGTTTCATTTGGATTTTCAAGTTGCTACACGCTTGAAATTCAACTGTTCTGAACATGAGCACCAAGCAAGTTAAATGGTAAAGACCCCGACAGCCAAATGGGCAGTAAGAGAGACAGCCAGACAACCAAACAGGCAGTCAGAGAGACAGCCAGACAACCAAACAGGCAGCCAGAGAGACAGCCAGACAACCAAACAGGCAGTCAGAGAGGACAGCCAGACGAGCAAACAGGCAGTCAGAGAGGACAGCCAGACGAGCAAACAGGCAGTCAGAGAGACAGCCAGACAAGCAAACAGGCAGTCAGAGAGACAGCCAGACGAGCAAACAGGCAGTCAGAGAGACAACAAGACAACCAAACAGGCAGTCAGAGAGACAGCCAGACAACCAAACAGGCAGTCAGAGAGACAGCCAGACAACCAAACAGGCAGTCAGAGAGACAGCCAGACAACCAAACAGGCAGTCAGAGAGACAGCCAGACAACCAAACAGGCAGTCAGATTGACAGCCAGACAACCAAACAGGCAGTCAGAGAGACAGCCAGACGAGCAAACAGGCAGTCAGAGAGACAGCCAGACGAGCAAACAGGCAGTCAGAGAGACAACCAGACAACCAAACAGGCAGTCAGAGAGACAGCCAGACGAGCAAACAGGCAGTCAGAGAGACAGCCAGATAACCAAACAGGCAGTCAGAGAGACAGCCAGACAACCAAATAGGCAGTCCGAGGGACAGCCAGACAACCAAACCGGCAATCAGAGAGACAGCCAGACAGGCAGTCAGAGAGATGGACAATCAAATTTCCAGCCAGCCTGCCAGACAGATCTGCATTTTATGCAAATGCATGAAACTAAGAAACACTTTACgccaaaaaattaatatttatcaaTCACACTAAACAGTGTCATAAAATTTCCATCTATACCAAACATCtacatcaaaatatttatcataGCCCCCAAAACGTTATCAAGAATTTCTTCCATATTTTAGTAATATTTTCTGTTGAAACTCTTTACCCAAATTCACAAACTCATTCTGAATCAGAATCCACTGAATCTGCATCACTTTCATCCAAGATTGCTGAATCCCGGTCACTATGGTTACCATTTAACTTCGTAAGGGAAGGGCAGCCATTTTTGCGCAATTTTCCTGCAGGACTTGTAGAGGATTCACTCTTTGACCTTGTCTTTCCCAGTGATCGTGACATCCGCGCTTCATTAAATCGACTCTTTTGGAAAGTCATGATGCAGTGAAGATTTCCGCCTGTCTTTTTCGTTTTACGCTTTTGCAAACCTTTTTCAAGTCTTCGAATATCTAAGTACTCCGGGTTGTTGCAATTCAAATCTGTTGAAATGTCCGTCCACCTAAGAAAGCAGGAAAAAATTACTTTTGGCATTAGAACAGAACATTATGAAACCTTTTCAACTTTAAATACTTCTGCGAACAAAGTCTGATATCTGACTATTTTCAACTGATAATTcccttgtatacatgtaaatatactgaaGTTCTATAACTGAAGTCATTCACTTCTTCAGCTGGATAACAGACTTGCTTATGTTTACGATTCCCGGCAGTTCTATTTTGGGAAAGGTACAAGTCAACCTGCCTTTTACAGTGAATAGCTGGATGCTTTCTGCTAGTGTCTCCGATTAAAATCCAGGTCTCAGATTCTTCTTTTGTTGGGTTAGGTCTGAAATGCAAATATCACGGGGATTAATTAGAAGGTCATTAAAATCTTTAAATGACTATAATTTATTAACCAAAAATAAATGCTGCCAGAGAAAACGTTAGGTTTGTGCAAAAATTCTGATGTGCCCATCAGCTTAGTGGTACACTTCAGCTTGAGACACTGTACACACTGTAATTCACCTAACGTTAAGCTGTTTTTAAGTGACCCTTTTTTTCATTCCATAAAAATTTCACACACCATGGACAACTAAATGTGTGCAACAAGCAAAGCAACTCCTATGAatagaaattcatttttaagaTCTCAATATTTTGACTTTCATTAAGTCATCATTTCTCCTGAtctaatgcatttatttatttgaaacccacgaccatccgcaggttgctggcagaccttcccacttaaggccagAGAGTGATCTAATGAAAGCTTGAATTTCTCCGCAGTTCCTTTCCTTATTTGTTATGCAAAGCGGTTCAGTGGagcaattacatacatgtatctgtgcatCTGGATGCTTTATCAGGCTATTCTCTACACTGTTTCAGAGGTTACTACACCAGTCAGAAACTTTGTACATGAATTGCTTTTGCCATAATCTATAGTGCTGCATCGGAAATTTGGGAATGGTACTTCATCtaatactacatgtgtatttgagAATGGTACTTCATCTAATACTACATGCAGATTTGGGAATGGTATTTCatgtaatactacatgtagatttgggAATGATACTTCATGTAATACTACATGCAGATTTGGGAATGGTATTTCATGTAATACTACATGCAGATTTGGGAATGGTATTTCatgtaatactacatgtagatttgggAATGATACTTCATctaatactacatgtagatttgggAATGGTATTTCATGTAATACTACATGCAGATTTGGGAATGGTATTTCATGTAATACTACATGCAGATTTGGGAATGATACTTCATCTAATACTACATGCAGATTTGGGAATGGTATTTCATCtaatactacatgtgtatttgagAATGGTACTTCATctaatactacatgtagatttgggAATGGTACTTCATCTAATACTGCATGTACTACTAAATGTATATTTGGGAATGGTACTTCatgtaatactacatgtatactacatgtatatttgggaaTGGTACTTcatgtaatgttacatgtatactacatgtagatttgggAATGGTACTTCatgtaatactacatgtactactatatgtatatttgggAATGGTACTTCatgtaatactacatgtatactacatgtatatttgggaaTGGTACTTCATGtaatactgcatgtatactacatgtatatttgggaaTGGCACTTCATGTACTATTGCACGTAATTGGGAACTGTACTTCatgtaatactacatgtatatatgaatacatgtacatttataaatacatggaaATGTTTGCACATCAGGGTTTATCATATACTGACTtacttttttttagcatttgtttttaacatgcatgtagtgTCACAACTTTTGCTGAATGTTTGGCATTTTCGACACAGCATCAACCTAGAGAGAATAATTTTGTACATCAGTGTTTTCAGATACTGATGTTTCTATAAATAATATCATCACTGTTGCTGAATGTTTGGcatttttgacactgtatttACTTACAGAcaataattttcaaataaatgaatcttatTACAAGGATGAAGCCaagattgcaaaaaaaaaaaaacaacaattggTGATAGTGAACTAATAAATAGCTTGGCCAATGAATATCACTCACCCATATGCTTGGTCTGCTTTGAGACATGTGTCGTCAAATCCTATTGGACAGAAGTAATGGTTCTGACAGTGGTAAATGAAGGTATTGTGGTTGTCATGGAGACCTCTCCTTAGCAACTCCAGCGCCTGCTCTGATGTCACACCTGATGTTTTGTTCTTTCCCTGAGGTTTATACAGGAAATAGCATCGACCTTTGACCTGAAAGTGATCATTCAGCTTCCTAAACcatctgaaatgaaaacaggaaGATTCTggcaaaaataaacataaagacCAAAGACAGTGAAACTAAAAATGGCCACTGGGATTTTCATATGCTACAACTCttctataaaaaaataaaatgaagcatAAGacgacataaaaaaaaatacaagtatAAAAGTCTATAAAATATACCAACCTTCAACATTTGAGATCACATGTATGTCCACAATTAAATATTCAACAGCACctctaaaaacataaatttgcggccaaaaatattacaataaaatttGCGTATGCTGTAATTctgcataaataaaataaaaaaaaaaaaatcacttaacACAAAGAGAATCCTGAAACATTTCTTTGGAATAATTTACCAAACACGTATAAGCATCAATCATTacgctcagtcggttagcgcactagtgcagcgtaatgacccaggagcctctcaccaatgctgtcgctgtgagttcaagtccagctcatgctagcttcctttccggccgtaagtgggaagatctgccagcaacctgcggatggtcgtagggtttcccccgggctctgcccggtttcctcccaccatgatgctggccgccgttgtataagtgaaatattcttgagtacggcgtaaaacaccaatcaaataaataaataaataaatcaatcattactataaatacatgtacatgtatatcagtcagcATGATTATGGCGCTGTGGAATCGAATGCAAGCTTTGTAGAATCAATGTGAACAAGTACGTGAAGTCAAACATTTTGTTGATTACCTCATAAGTGTAGAATTTCCTGTAAAAGGTCCGAAACGAATCTCTTCGAAAGGAGGTTGAAAGCCGAGGACAGCGAGGGCCTGCTCTTGTGTGATGGGGCATAACCTGAGGAGGAAAAACAGCAAGATTACCACCACTACTTACCCCATTTTGCTACAATAATCGCAATAATGAtgttcgtaaaaaaaaaaaaagtcaaaaagaaTCAACAAGAACTGCTGATTTTTTCCAGACAAGACTGTCAATTCTTCTGGccctggtacctgacaaatacCAAGACTTAAAAAGACGTAGCCAATTTGGCAGATAAAACAAGATATTCATAAAAGCCTTTCATCTCTGacagtaaaatattcatgtatttcagCCAAGGTTGTTTTTCATATTATGGGTGAAATATTATAAGGGGATGTTTTCTctacacccataaacctgaaagCTGTAATATAAGTGAACAACTGTTGAGGACAGTGttgaacaccaaataaataaacaaataaataaatatactgagtgagcgagtgcttggggtttaacgtcgtactcaacaatttttcagtcatatgacgatgaaggaatccttagagtgcatgcctttcaccaatgcagtcgctgtgagttcaagtccagctcatgctagcttcctctccggccgtacgcgggaaggtctgacagtaacctgcggatagtcctgggtttccacccatcataatactggccggcgtcataaaagtgaaatattcttgagtacggcgtaaaacaccaatcaaataaataaacaaatcaataaatatattgaagAGATTGTTACTAGGTATACTGACTTGCCATGACCAA includes the following:
- the LOC135479472 gene encoding basic immunoglobulin-like variable motif-containing protein isoform X2, whose product is MTTNMPLANGVSKEKDSENILDSAFANGGTTLLTSNGAGDFVDLPGPKIRSESSSSENTAWEIDLSDWGDQNEVQKKKLATKPILKKYEVVVGQNGYVAPSVREDLSDIALRKVLDLKRWYCISRPQHKTSCGISSLVSCWNYLFSSLGHGKLCPITQEQALAVLGFQPPFEEIRFGPFTGNSTLMRWFRKLNDHFQVKGRCYFLYKPQGKNKTSGVTSEQALELLRRGLHDNHNTFIYHCQNHYFCPIGFDDTCLKADQAYGPNPTKEESETWILIGDTSRKHPAIHCKRWTDISTDLNCNNPEYLDIRRLEKGLQKRKTKKTGGNLHCIMTFQKSRFNEARMSRSLGKTRSKSESSTSPAGKLRKNGCPSLTKLNGNHSDRDSAILDESDADSVDSDSE
- the LOC135479877 gene encoding octapeptide-repeat protein T2-like, coding for MGSKRDSQTTKQAVRETARQPNRQPERQPDNQTGSQRGQPDEQTGSQRGQPDEQTGSQRDSQTSKQAVRETARRANRQSERQQDNQTGSQRDSQTTKQAVRETARQPNRQSERQPDNQTGSQRDSQTTKQAVRLTARQPNRQSERQPDEQTGSQRDSQTSKQAVRETTRQPNRQSERQPDEQTGSQRDSQITKQAVRETARQPNRQSEGQPDNQTGNQRDSQTGSQRDGQSNFQPACQTDLHFMQMHETKKHFTPKN